In the Myxococcus fulvus genome, one interval contains:
- a CDS encoding C40 family peptidase, with protein sequence MSSPRLLAIVPLCALIGCATVKSRDVGTSPEVVPSAAPESTGQGTQVPASDTTPAVAPEASSVSGTGAPVVVEAARGERAPAVVATVMSEEKARPLVTGVISAALEAVALVTSPAADSAGFWEAYRTPMQLARLIVSRSMQLVGERNLGRVSRGMPNDCSGFVRLAYLSAGIDLVAHGFLAGENAVSAIFRRATQGGRLHQHAPRPGDLVFFRETYDRNRDGRRNDGMTHIGVVEAIGDDGTVTFIHRGSKGVARSRMNLSHPEKHQLSQGGPVVNDFLRPASKGARAYVTGELFVSYASPEGL encoded by the coding sequence TTGTCCAGTCCTCGCCTGCTCGCCATCGTTCCGCTGTGTGCCCTCATCGGCTGCGCCACCGTGAAGTCCCGCGACGTCGGGACGTCTCCGGAGGTGGTGCCTTCCGCAGCGCCGGAGTCCACCGGCCAGGGCACGCAGGTGCCCGCGTCCGACACGACTCCGGCGGTGGCGCCCGAGGCTTCGTCCGTGAGTGGGACGGGGGCCCCGGTGGTCGTGGAGGCAGCTCGCGGTGAGCGAGCGCCCGCCGTCGTCGCCACCGTGATGTCCGAGGAGAAGGCCCGTCCGCTGGTGACGGGCGTCATCTCCGCCGCGCTGGAGGCGGTCGCGCTGGTCACGAGCCCGGCCGCGGACTCCGCGGGGTTCTGGGAGGCGTACCGCACGCCGATGCAGTTGGCGCGGCTCATCGTGTCGCGCTCGATGCAGCTCGTGGGTGAGCGAAACCTGGGGCGCGTGAGCCGGGGGATGCCGAACGACTGCTCGGGCTTCGTGCGGCTGGCGTATCTCTCCGCGGGCATCGACCTGGTGGCGCACGGGTTCCTCGCCGGGGAGAACGCCGTCTCCGCCATCTTCCGTCGCGCCACGCAGGGCGGCCGGCTGCATCAGCACGCGCCGCGTCCGGGTGACCTCGTCTTCTTCCGCGAGACGTATGACCGCAACCGCGATGGTCGCCGCAATGATGGGATGACCCACATCGGCGTGGTGGAGGCGATTGGCGACGACGGCACCGTCACCTTCATCCACCGAGGCAGCAAGGGCGTGGCACGGAGCCGCATGAACCTGTCCCATCCGGAGAAGCACCAGCTCTCCCAGGGGGGCCCCGTGGTGAACGACTTCCTGCGCCCGGCGAGCAAGGGCGCGCGCGCCTATGTCACCGGCGAGCTCTTCGTCTCCTACGCGTCTCCCGAGGGACTGTAG